In Acinetobacter sp. TGL-Y2, a genomic segment contains:
- a CDS encoding OmpA family protein — MLNNKIKFLFVGFICLTLSGCLGFGSLNYKQVKMLKQQGFVLTEEGWSLGLPERLLFEFDQSEISSQNLTQLTRLATQLHKYKLNKVRIVGHADDMGNPNYNLILSEKRAKNVAQVFIINQFSPQNVQVIGRGSSQPLNTNNSNEARAENRRVSVIITP; from the coding sequence ATGCTCAATAACAAGATCAAATTTCTTTTTGTGGGATTCATTTGTCTAACACTGTCTGGCTGTTTAGGTTTTGGATCACTCAATTACAAACAAGTTAAAATGTTAAAACAACAAGGTTTTGTCTTAACTGAGGAAGGATGGAGCTTAGGTCTTCCTGAGCGTTTGTTGTTTGAATTTGATCAATCTGAAATTTCTAGCCAAAACCTAACACAATTAACTCGTCTAGCAACGCAATTACACAAATACAAATTAAATAAAGTTCGTATTGTGGGACATGCTGATGATATGGGCAATCCAAATTATAATTTAATATTATCCGAAAAACGTGCTAAAAATGTGGCACAAGTATTTATTATCAATCAATTTTCACCTCAAAATGTTCAAGTGATTGGCCGCGGTTCATCACAACCACTCAACACCAACAATTCAAATGAAGCACGTGCTGAAAATCGACGCGTTTCCGTGATCATCACACCTTAA
- a CDS encoding diguanylate cyclase domain-containing protein has product MMSRYFGLSSLQSLFRRSQFTIFAITFLICTLTFTSISVLTVKSYAKQNLELISRTVSERVQPALVFQDQSTLSSIIHEYTLQHSVRLIEVNDSKGKQIAKSVKTIEHYSTLQNMFDQLFFKLPIKVTVKHHDREVGEVLLYGSSKDITLFIIKILCALLLGMLFMLFALWWSVSATYQHIMRSISPIIQIAQLVSSQKAYNLRFPENNIKEFNHLNSAFNQLLGEIQSWHTHLQSENSQLSYQVQHDDLTKLPNRNYFYQMLCDAYDNENTRNQAALIFIDNNNFKAINDKYGHLVGDEVLKETAKRLKQNTRQNDFVARLSGDEFAIILKSIHQAEHLVSIAENLIKCCDEPLNYKGQDIHFSFSLGIAIAKEAQSPEDFISHADQAMYKAKTLKHHWFIYQN; this is encoded by the coding sequence ATGATGAGCAGATATTTCGGTTTAAGTTCACTTCAGTCATTATTTCGCAGATCCCAATTTACGATTTTTGCGATTACCTTTCTTATTTGTACACTTACCTTTACCTCAATTTCTGTTTTAACGGTGAAGTCTTATGCCAAACAAAATTTAGAGCTGATCAGTCGAACTGTTTCAGAACGCGTGCAACCTGCCTTGGTGTTTCAAGACCAAAGTACATTGTCTTCTATTATTCACGAGTACACCTTACAACATTCAGTAAGACTGATTGAAGTGAATGATTCAAAAGGTAAACAAATTGCGAAAAGTGTAAAGACCATAGAACACTATTCAACACTTCAAAATATGTTTGATCAGCTGTTTTTCAAATTACCCATTAAAGTCACGGTCAAACATCATGATCGAGAGGTTGGCGAAGTGCTCCTTTATGGGAGCTCTAAGGACATCACCCTATTTATTATTAAAATATTATGTGCCCTACTTTTAGGGATGCTATTCATGTTATTTGCGCTGTGGTGGTCGGTCAGTGCGACATATCAACATATTATGCGCTCAATCTCACCGATTATTCAGATCGCACAATTGGTCAGTAGCCAAAAAGCCTATAACTTACGTTTTCCAGAGAATAATATTAAAGAATTCAATCATCTCAATAGCGCATTCAATCAGTTATTGGGCGAAATTCAATCTTGGCATACGCATTTACAAAGTGAAAATTCGCAATTGTCTTATCAGGTTCAACATGATGACCTAACTAAGCTTCCGAATCGTAACTATTTTTATCAAATGCTGTGTGATGCTTATGATAATGAAAACACCCGCAATCAAGCTGCATTGATTTTCATTGATAATAATAATTTCAAAGCCATTAATGATAAATATGGACACTTGGTTGGTGATGAAGTGTTAAAAGAAACAGCCAAGCGACTGAAACAAAATACCCGCCAAAATGATTTTGTAGCACGTTTAAGTGGCGATGAATTTGCCATTATTTTAAAATCTATCCATCAAGCAGAGCATTTGGTCTCTATTGCTGAAAACTTAATCAAATGCTGCGATGAACCTTTAAATTATAAAGGTCAAGACATCCATTTTAGCTTTAGTCTAGGGATTGCAATTGCCAAAGAGGCACAAAGCCCAGAAGACTTTATTTCACATGCTGACCAAGCCATGTATAAAGCAAAAACCCTCAAACATCATTGGTTTATTTATCAAAATTAA
- a CDS encoding YfiR family protein codes for MMTLSILSYVKWDNPTPKLCVVDNIAASELFKKTFLQQHTRFQVSAIQAQDLSFEKCDAVFFSQTTPLVEQKLISSSINHSVLSFSTSNKECEIGSIFCLHISKSGNTQFKVNLDSLTKAKIHIDPRVLLLAQSSE; via the coding sequence ATGATGACCTTATCCATCCTCAGCTATGTAAAATGGGATAACCCAACACCCAAGCTCTGTGTGGTAGACAATATTGCCGCATCAGAATTATTTAAAAAAACTTTCTTACAACAACATACGCGTTTTCAAGTCAGCGCCATTCAAGCGCAAGATTTGAGTTTCGAAAAATGTGATGCAGTGTTTTTTAGTCAAACCACACCTTTAGTTGAACAAAAGCTGATTTCGAGCTCTATTAATCACTCTGTGCTGTCTTTTAGTACAAGTAATAAGGAATGTGAGATTGGCAGCATTTTTTGCTTACATATTTCAAAATCTGGAAATACCCAATTTAAAGTCAATTTAGATAGCCTCACCAAAGCCAAAATTCATATTGACCCTCGCGTCTTACTCCTAGCACAAAGTTCGGAGTAG
- a CDS encoding IS30 family transposase, whose product MNYTHLTQEERYQIYTLLREGFSTRHIALRLARAPSTICREIKRNRNRNGYFAKHAHKLAKRRHISNHRTVSSSLLQQIESYLALQWSPEQIASHVAISMHSIYRYIQQDKLKGGSLYLHLRFRNQRKRKYGQPETRGMLSNRKSIHDRPHIIEKRSRFGDLEIDTIVGKNQQQSLVSIVDRKTGYLWLKKCSTRKSQAVCEATVDLLAPIKEKLKTITADNGKEFSLHEQIANELEIEFYFADPYSAWQRGTNENTNGLIRQYIRKGSDLNNYTDEYISEITKRLNHRPRKRLGFKSPSQVLLQEHGVALQVLI is encoded by the coding sequence ATGAACTATACTCATCTTACCCAAGAAGAAAGATATCAGATTTATACATTACTACGCGAAGGTTTTTCTACGCGTCATATTGCCCTCAGATTGGCTCGTGCTCCCTCTACAATTTGTAGAGAGATCAAACGTAATCGTAATAGAAATGGCTACTTTGCTAAACATGCTCATAAACTGGCTAAAAGACGCCATATCTCGAATCATAGAACTGTAAGTTCCTCCCTATTGCAACAGATCGAAAGCTATCTTGCTTTGCAATGGAGTCCCGAACAAATCGCTTCTCACGTAGCTATCAGTATGCATTCAATCTATCGATATATTCAGCAAGATAAACTCAAAGGAGGCAGTCTTTATCTTCATTTACGTTTTAGAAATCAACGAAAAAGAAAGTATGGACAACCAGAAACTCGTGGGATGCTCAGTAACCGTAAAAGCATTCACGATAGGCCACACATCATTGAGAAGCGATCACGTTTTGGTGATTTAGAAATAGATACGATTGTGGGCAAAAATCAGCAGCAGTCTTTAGTTTCAATTGTAGATAGGAAAACAGGCTATCTTTGGTTAAAGAAATGTAGCACTCGCAAGAGTCAGGCGGTTTGTGAAGCCACTGTTGACTTGCTGGCTCCAATCAAAGAGAAGTTAAAGACGATTACTGCTGATAATGGCAAGGAATTTAGCCTACATGAACAAATCGCGAATGAACTGGAAATAGAATTCTACTTTGCAGATCCTTACAGTGCATGGCAGAGAGGCACAAATGAGAATACGAATGGTCTGATCAGGCAATACATCAGAAAAGGAAGTGATCTAAATAACTACACGGATGAATATATTTCAGAGATTACTAAGCGTTTGAATCATCGCCCAAGAAAAAGACTCGGATTTAAAAGTCCGAGTCAGGTATTACTCCAAGAACATGGTGTTGCACTTCAAGTGCTAATCTAA
- a CDS encoding transposase family protein codes for MKYIDSKKLSETQFKRYTGISWSTFYLMVEQLNMHVPAKGRPPKLSIEDQILLCLSYWREYRTLFHVATSYGVSEPTASRIVRHVEDCLIKSNLFNLPKDLPEGEGIDWNVVIVDATEITIQRPKKTEEKL; via the coding sequence ATGAAATACATCGATTCAAAAAAGCTTTCTGAAACACAGTTCAAGCGATATACAGGCATCTCATGGTCAACCTTTTATTTAATGGTTGAGCAACTTAATATGCATGTTCCTGCCAAAGGCAGACCACCTAAATTGAGCATAGAAGATCAAATCCTTCTATGCTTAAGTTATTGGCGTGAATACCGAACATTGTTCCATGTCGCAACAAGTTATGGTGTTTCAGAGCCTACAGCTTCAAGAATCGTCCGCCACGTAGAGGACTGCCTCATCAAGTCGAATTTATTTAATTTACCAAAGGATTTGCCAGAAGGCGAAGGCATTGATTGGAATGTGGTGATCGTAGATGCCACAGAAATTACAATACAAAGGCCTAAAAAAACAGAAGAAAAGCTATAG
- a CDS encoding transposase family protein: MPQKLQYKGLKKQKKSYSGKKKAHTFKVQAIIHYKTQKILSLCTSRGAVHDFELFKRNLNQIPIGAFILADKGYQGIYAVYANSLLPLKAKKRCKLDPELKMYNQEINKRRIGIEHIFGSLKTFKILAERYRNRGKRLGLRFNLIAGIYNMELNKK; this comes from the coding sequence ATGCCACAGAAATTACAATACAAAGGCCTAAAAAAACAGAAGAAAAGCTATAGTGGGAAGAAGAAGGCACATACTTTCAAAGTTCAAGCCATCATTCATTATAAGACTCAGAAAATTCTAAGTTTATGCACGAGTCGTGGTGCTGTACATGATTTTGAACTCTTCAAACGTAACTTGAATCAGATTCCTATAGGTGCCTTCATTCTTGCAGATAAAGGCTATCAAGGGATTTATGCAGTATATGCGAATAGCCTATTGCCATTAAAAGCAAAAAAGCGCTGCAAACTGGATCCTGAGCTAAAAATGTATAATCAAGAAATCAATAAAAGGAGAATTGGCATTGAGCATATATTTGGTAGTTTGAAAACTTTCAAAATTCTTGCTGAGCGATATCGTAACCGTGGAAAAAGACTGGGCTTAAGATTCAATTTAATTGCTGGAATTTACAACATGGAGCTGAATAAAAAATGA
- a CDS encoding amino acid ABC transporter ATP-binding protein gives MPMIEINNVSKWYGDFQVLTDCSTNIEKGEVVVVCGPSGSGKSTLIKTVNALEPFQQGNIVVNGIPLKDSKTDLAKFRSRVGMVFQHFELFPHMTVLENLTIGQLKVLNRSKDEAKKKALQYLDRVGLTAHKDKFPGQLSGGQQQRVAIARGLCMDPVCMLFDEPTSALDPEMVGEVLEVMTQLAKEGMTMMCVTHEMGFARKVSSRVIFMDQGKILEDCPTNDFFNKPEERHERTKLFLDKISAVH, from the coding sequence ATGCCAATGATAGAAATCAATAATGTCTCTAAATGGTATGGGGATTTTCAGGTACTTACTGATTGCTCAACCAATATCGAAAAAGGTGAAGTGGTTGTCGTCTGTGGGCCTTCAGGTTCAGGAAAATCAACCCTCATTAAAACGGTAAATGCTTTAGAGCCGTTTCAACAAGGCAATATCGTGGTAAATGGCATCCCCTTAAAGGACTCTAAAACAGATTTGGCCAAATTTCGCTCTCGCGTGGGTATGGTGTTTCAGCATTTTGAACTGTTTCCACATATGACTGTGCTTGAGAACCTAACCATTGGTCAACTGAAAGTACTGAATCGTTCTAAAGATGAGGCAAAAAAGAAAGCGCTCCAGTATTTAGATCGTGTCGGTTTAACTGCGCATAAAGATAAATTTCCAGGTCAGCTATCCGGTGGCCAGCAGCAGCGTGTCGCAATTGCCCGTGGCTTATGCATGGATCCCGTCTGTATGTTATTTGATGAACCCACTTCCGCACTTGACCCAGAAATGGTCGGTGAAGTTTTAGAGGTCATGACTCAACTTGCCAAAGAAGGGATGACCATGATGTGCGTAACCCATGAAATGGGCTTTGCACGTAAAGTATCGAGCCGTGTGATCTTTATGGATCAAGGGAAAATTTTGGAAGATTGTCCGACCAATGATTTCTTTAACAAACCTGAAGAACGTCATGAACGCACGAAGCTGTTTTTAGATAAGATTTCTGCGGTGCATTAA
- a CDS encoding amino acid ABC transporter permease has translation MDFSILQNEDVLATLLAGFKFTITVTVLSIIGGILIGTPLAMMRLSNSKIASGFARFYVDFFRGVPLIQVIFIFYFLLPKFFDFQYDTYYGPLFSSVVTFAIFEAAFFSEIVRSGIQSVSKGQVNAGYALGFTYRQTMSFVVLPQAFRNMLPIILTQSIVLFQDVSLVYVISAPDFLGNANTLANTYGSETKAVFYLVVAVVYFCISFALSRLVKRLHQKIAIIR, from the coding sequence ATGGATTTTAGTATTTTACAAAATGAAGATGTCCTTGCCACCCTTCTTGCAGGCTTCAAATTTACGATTACGGTCACGGTACTCTCTATTATCGGTGGAATTCTCATTGGTACTCCACTGGCCATGATGCGATTATCCAACAGTAAAATTGCCAGTGGGTTTGCCAGATTTTATGTGGACTTTTTCCGTGGTGTACCGCTAATTCAAGTCATCTTCATTTTCTACTTTTTATTACCGAAGTTTTTCGACTTCCAATATGACACGTATTACGGACCACTCTTCTCAAGTGTGGTCACATTTGCCATTTTCGAAGCGGCTTTTTTCTCAGAAATCGTGCGCTCAGGCATTCAATCGGTCTCTAAAGGTCAAGTCAATGCGGGTTATGCGCTCGGATTTACTTACAGACAAACCATGTCTTTCGTGGTGCTACCGCAAGCCTTTCGCAATATGTTGCCCATCATTTTGACTCAATCGATCGTACTTTTCCAAGACGTATCTTTAGTCTATGTGATTAGTGCACCAGACTTCTTGGGCAATGCCAACACACTTGCTAATACCTATGGTTCTGAAACCAAAGCTGTTTTCTATCTCGTCGTGGCAGTCGTTTATTTCTGTATTTCATTTGCGCTATCACGTTTAGTGAAGCGTTTACATCAAAAAATAGCCATCATTCGATAA